A genomic segment from Nicotiana sylvestris chromosome 1, ASM39365v2, whole genome shotgun sequence encodes:
- the LOC104214906 gene encoding inactive protein RESTRICTED TEV MOVEMENT 1-like, translating to MYMVKVSPAGKQDGSLWEEKGGVEVAQIFVSHYDDKVVALQFLFFENGKLVLSKRHGVDNLCENFNSVDLDYPSEFLTSISGSVQLTMNGDSFLSSISFGTNKGSYGPIGKASAAGNIYHFNYQIGNGRSIGGFHGSKCRYGIESIGVYVKTINIFNILQLREKKKW from the coding sequence ATGTATATGGTCAAAGTTAGTCCAGCTGGCAAACAAGATGGATCCCTTTGGGAAGAAAAGGGAGGAGTAGAAGTAGCCCAAATTTTTGTTTCTCACTATGATGACAAAGTTGTTGCACTGCAATTCCTTTTCTTTGAGAATGGGAAACTAGTTTTGTCAAAGAGACATGGTGTTGATAATTTatgtgaaaacttcaattcagTTGACCTGGATTATCCCTCTGAGTTTCTTACTAGTATAAGTGGTTCAGTTCAATTAACAATGAATGGAGATAGTTTTTTGAGCTCAATATCATTTGGCACCAATAAGGGTTCCTATGGACCAATTGGAAAAGCTTCAGCTGCTGGCAATATTTATCACTTCAACTATCAGATAGGAAATGGTCGTTCTATTGGTGGATTTCATGGCAGCAAATGCCGTTATGGTATTGAGAGTATTGGGGTCTATGTGAAGACCATCAACATTTTTAATATCCTTCAG